A section of the Nitrososphaerota archaeon genome encodes:
- the cofH gene encoding 7,8-didemethyl-8-hydroxy-5-deazariboflavin synthase subunit CofH, translating to MEMNLDSLLKHADPLIAEALDHALSEKEVTISEALRLYGARGLDFHLVGMVADELRKRRVGDIVSFVVNRNINFTNVCIKQCGFCAFSRDYREEEGYFLPIEEIVRRAKEAHTLGATEVCIQAGLPPDMDSKTYEDICRAIKSEIPDIHIHGFSPEEVLYGATRSSVSVKEYLMRLKDAGVNTLPGTAAEILDQDMRDKISPGRISVNDWIDVIKTAHRLGIQSTSTIMFGHIETPEDRVRHIAKIREIQKETGGFTEFVPLNFIHSEAPMYKHRLYEEISDGASANDVLLTHAISRIMLNNHINNIQMSWVKEGPKMAQVLLMWGANDFGGTLINESISTSAGASHGQLLRPKEMRRLIREIGRIPAQRSTSYDILKTYDSEPEEEELDRVDASKFGSYFELVKLDKYRYKSPRTS from the coding sequence TTGGAGATGAATCTCGACTCGCTTCTAAAACACGCAGACCCGCTTATTGCAGAAGCCTTGGACCATGCATTGTCTGAAAAAGAAGTCACCATATCCGAGGCACTACGACTGTACGGGGCACGTGGTCTTGACTTTCACTTGGTTGGAATGGTGGCAGACGAGCTTCGAAAAAGGCGCGTAGGCGACATTGTGTCATTTGTGGTAAATAGAAACATCAACTTTACAAACGTCTGCATCAAGCAGTGCGGATTTTGCGCATTTAGCCGCGACTATAGAGAGGAGGAAGGATACTTTTTGCCAATAGAGGAAATTGTACGGCGCGCAAAGGAAGCCCACACACTTGGAGCAACAGAGGTCTGCATACAGGCTGGCCTTCCGCCAGACATGGACTCTAAAACATACGAGGACATTTGTCGTGCAATAAAATCAGAAATACCCGACATTCACATTCACGGATTTTCCCCAGAAGAAGTATTGTATGGTGCGACACGATCCAGTGTTTCCGTAAAGGAATATCTGATGCGACTAAAGGATGCTGGAGTCAACACCCTGCCCGGAACTGCAGCAGAAATACTTGACCAGGACATGCGCGATAAAATATCTCCAGGCAGAATCAGTGTAAATGACTGGATTGATGTAATAAAAACTGCGCACAGACTTGGAATCCAGTCGACATCCACGATAATGTTTGGTCACATTGAAACACCGGAAGACAGAGTGCGACACATTGCAAAGATTAGGGAAATCCAAAAGGAGACAGGTGGGTTTACCGAGTTTGTCCCGCTTAATTTCATTCATTCAGAGGCCCCAATGTACAAGCATCGGCTGTACGAAGAAATCAGTGATGGTGCATCGGCAAACGACGTTTTGTTAACACATGCAATATCTCGAATAATGCTAAACAACCACATCAACAACATCCAAATGTCGTGGGTAAAGGAAGGCCCCAAAATGGCACAGGTTCTCTTGATGTGGGGCGCAAATGATTTTGGCGGCACGTTAATCAATGAGTCCATTTCCACATCTGCTGGTGCATCGCACGGTCAGCTGTTGCGGCCAAAGGAAATGAGAAGGCTGATTCGAGAGATAGGTCGAATTCCCGCGCAGAGGAGCACTTCATATGACATACTAAAAACCTACGATTCCGAACCGGAGGAAGAGGAACTGGATAGAGTTGATGCATCCAAATTCGGGTCTTACTTTGAGCTAGTCAAGCTGGACAAGTACAGGTACAAAAGTCCAAGGACAAGCTAG